One window of the Megalops cyprinoides isolate fMegCyp1 chromosome 2, fMegCyp1.pri, whole genome shotgun sequence genome contains the following:
- the LOC118772635 gene encoding vitellogenin-like codes for MRTVVLALTLALVAGHQIKLAPEFATSKTYVYKYEAVIMGGLPEAGLARAGVKVTSKVLISAVAQNTYLLKLMDPQIFEYSGIWPKDPFVPAAKLTEALAAQLLIPIKFEYTNGVVGKVFAPADVSATVLNVHRGILNILQLNIKQTQNVYELQEAGAQGVCKTDYVISEDAKADLIYITKSKDLNNCEERIMKDIGMAYMETCARCQQRGKNMRGAAAYNYVMERTASGAVIKEATVKELHQFTPFNEMAGAAQMEARQILAFLEFQADAVRPIHADYLARGSLAYEFASEILQTPIQLIRISNAHTQIVEILNHLVTYNVAAVHEDAPLKFVELVQLLRVATYENIEGIWAQFKEKPAHRRWILDAVPAIGTVHAVRFIKEMFLAGELTTAESAQALLAAVQMVKADMETIDLAASLVFSPQIEKNRVLREIAMLGYGSMVFKFCAAHPTCPADVLKPVHDIAAEAIAKADVAEIILAVKVLGNAGHPASIKTIMKLLPGFGHAAAALPVRVHVDAVMALRNIAKLERRMVQEVAVQLFMDRALHPEVRMVACVVLFETRPSMGLVAAVADALAKEASLQVASFTYSHMKALTRSTAPDLAPVAAACNVAVKILSPKLDRLSYRFSKAIHLDSYNTHLMAGAAASAFLVNDAATLLPRAVVAKFRAYIAGAAANVLELGVRTEGIQEALLKAPAVAAADRITKMKRVLKALTDWKAAPANEPLASMYFKLFGQEIAFVNIDKAIIDQAIQVTTGSAAHHIMVKHALNTLQSGAAFQWAKPLLAAEVRRIFPTSAGVPMEVSLYTAAVAAAAVKVRATMTPAPAEAFHVAQLLNTNIELDADIAPSIAMHTFAVMGVNTAFIQAAVMAKAKVHTTIPLKFAARIDIAEGIFKVEALPAQAPEHIAAVRVGTFAVARNVEDVAAAKRVAILPAALAAQLSKEKFTSKAAVSIASGLSASSEIIYTDITASARPKVAISAKVHEALCATFTTFGLKACVEVASMNAAFIRNCPLYKLVGEHAVTVAVKPAAEAAIEKVEIEIQLGPKAASKIIRIISLKDAVEAPEGKTVLLKLRKILETGAVSNFGLQITNRTSSSSSSSSSATASVSKSSSSSSSSSSSSAASRHKKNSKHVASGSKIIRRSSSSSSSSRKRKSASKKISSRAWSVSSSISSSVSSRISSRMSRAEIYDYKFTKHHIHQHTISRGVSKAMVSSSSRSKSVSSSVSSSARSGIRGRVNSRVSSSVSSSVSSRSSASSFEAIYKKNRYLGDTEQPAAVIIIRAVRADAKMQGYQIAAYMDAAANRVQVIMATLAENENWKMCADGILLSRHKAMAKVAWGAECQEYAAVIKAETGLLGASPAARLKLKWHKIPRAVKHYSKMLSAYIPGAALMAGLSEGRPYNRGRQIKLTVAATSERTINLILKTPRMTLYKLAMYLPIALPFGAEATAHANLEQNIAERIHNMYAEANAAKCSLTNDTLTTFNNRRYRNEMPISCYQVLAQDCTPELKFMVLMKKDQASEQNHITVKLADLDVDLYPSDSGALMKINGMQVPSLPYEHPTGSILIRQNGDGLSLYAASHGLHEVYFDKNMWKVQVVDWMKGQTCGICGKADGEVRQEFRTPNGRLTKSALSFAHSWVLPAESCRDNNQCRMKLESVKLEKQMILDGQESKCYSVDPVLRCLPGCHPLRTTPVTVGFHCLPIESNVNRSEGLSSIREKSVDLKETVNAHLACRCTEQCA; via the exons ATGAGAACGGTTGTTCTTGCCCTGACTCTGGCCCTTGTGG CGGGTCACCAGATTAAGCTTG CACCAGAATTTGCCACCAGTAAGACCTATGTGTACAAGTATGAAGCAGTGATCATGGGTGGTCTGCCTGAGGCGGGCCTGGCCAGGGCTGGAGTGAAAGTTACCAGCAAGGTTCTCATCAGTGCAGTTGCCCAGAACACCTACCTGCTGAAG CTCATGGACCCTCAGATCTTTGAGTACAGTGGCATCTGGCCCAAGGATCCATTTGTACCAGCTGCAAAGCTAACTGAGGCCCTCGCTGCTCAGCTGCTAATTCCCATCAAATTTGAGTACACTAATGGTGTCGTGGGGAAGGTGTTTGCCCCCGCTGATGTCTCTGCAACTGTTCTGAATGTCCACAGAGGTATCCTGAACATACTTCAGCTCAACATCAAACAGACCCAGAACGTGTATGAGTTGCAAGAG GCTGGAGCTCAAGGAGTCTGCAAGACAGACTATGTGATCAGTGAGGATGCAAAGGCAGATCTCATTTATATCACCAAGTCCAAAGATCTGAACAACTGCGAGGAGAGAATAATGAAGGATATTGGTATGGCATACATGGAGACATGTGCCCGCTGTCAACAG agaggaaagaacATGAGGGGAGCTGCAGCCTACAACTATGTGATGGAGCGCACTGCAAGTGGAGCTGTAATTAAAGAGGCCACTGTTAAGGAGCTTCATCAGTTCACGCCTTTCAATGAGATGGCTGGGGCTGCCCAAATGGAAGCAAG ACAAATCCTTGCATTCCTTGAGTTCCAAGCAGATGCCGTTAGGCCCATTCATGCAGACTACCTGGCTCGTGGGTCTTTGGCTTATGAGTTTGCATCTGAGATACTCCAGACTCCCATTCAACTCATAAGGATCAGTAATGCACACACTCAG ATTGTTGAAATCCTGAATCATCTGGTAACATACAATGTGGCTGCGGTCCATGAAGATGCTCCTCTGAAGTTTGTAGAGCTGGTCCAGCTACTCCGTGTAGCTACGTACGAGAACATTGAAGGCATCTGGGCTCAATTCAAGGAGAAACCAGCACACAG GCGCTGGATCTTGGATGCCGTCCCTGCCATCGGAACAGTCCATGCTGTGAGATTCATCAAGGAGATGTTCCTGGCTGGTGAACTTACCACTGCTGAAAGTGCTCAGGCACTGCTAGCTGCTGTGCAAATGGTCAAGGCGGACATGGAAACCATTGACCTTGCAGCT AGTCTGGTATTCAGCCCTCAAATTGAGAAAAACCGTGTTCTGCGTGAAATTGCCATGCTTGGTTACGGCTCCATGGTTTTCAAGTTCTGTGCTGCACACCCCACCTGCCCAGCTGATGTTCTGAAG CCCGTTCATGACATTGCTGCTGAAGCTATTGCTAAAGCTGATGTGGCTGAGATCATCCTGGCAGTGAAAGTTCTGGGGAATGCTGGTCATCCTGCCAGTATCAAGACAATCATGAAGCTCCTGCCTGGATTTGGTCATGCAGCTGCTGCGCTCCCAGTCAGAGTTCATGTTGACGCTGTGATGGCCCTCAGGAACATTGCCAAACTGGAACGCAGAATG GTCCAGGAGGTGGCTGTACAACTGTTCATGGACAGAGCTTTGCATCCAGAGGTGCGCATGGTGgcctgtgttgtgctgtttgaGACCAGGCCAAGTATGGGTTTGGTGGCTGCAGTTGCTGACGCTCTAGCGAAGGAGGCCAGCCTGCAAGTTGCCAGCTTCACCTATTCCCACATGAAGGCTCTGACCAGGAGTACTGCCCCTGACCTTGCTCCTGT tgCTGCTGCCTGCAATGTTGCCGTCAAGATCCTGAGCCCCAAATTAGACAGACTGAGCTACCGTTTCAGCAAAGCTATCCATCTTGACAGTTACAACA CTCATCTGATGGCTGGTGCTGCTGCCAGTGCCTTCCTTGTCAATGATGCTGCCACCCTTTTGCCCAGGGCTGTTGTAGCCAAATTCCGTGCCTACATTGCTGGTGCAGCAGCTAATGTTCTGGAG CTTGGTGTTAGAACTGAAGGAATCCAGGAGGCTCTTCTGAAAGcacctgctgttgctgctgctgacagGATCACAAAGATGAAGCGTGTCTTGAAGGCT CTCACAGACTGGAAGGCTGCACCAGCGAATGAGCCATTGGCTTCAATGTATTTCAAGCTGTTCGGTCAAGAAATTGCCTTTGTAAACATTGACAAGGCCATCATTGACCAGGCAATACAg GTTACTACCGGAAGCGCTGCACATCATATAATGGTGAAGCATGCACTGAACACGCTGCAGTCTGGAGCTGCATTCCAGTGGGCTAAGCCCCTGCTGGCAGCAGAGGTGCGTCGTATCTTCCCAACTTCTGCTGGTGTCCCCATGGAAGTGAGTCtatacactgctgctgttgctgctgctgcagttaaGG TCAGAGCCACCATGACACCTGCACCCGCTGAAGCCTTCCATGTCGCTCAGCTGTTGAACACTAACATTGAACTAGACGCTGACATCGCACCAAG CATTGCCATGCACACATTTGCAGTGATGGGAGTGAATACTGCCTTCATTCAGGCTGCAGTTATGGCCAAAGCCAAAGTGCACACAACCATCCCTCTGAAGTTTGCTGCAAGAATCGACATCGCTGAAGGCATCTTCAAGGTTGAGGCCTTGCCTGCTCAGGCTCCGGAACACATTGCGGCTGTGCG TGTTGGAACCTTTGCTGTGGCAAGAAATGTAGAAGATGTTGCAGCAGCTAAAAGAGTTGCAATATTGCCTGCAGCTCTTGCAGCCCAGCTGTCCAAGGAGAAATTCACATCTAAAGCAGCCGTTTCTATTGCTAGTGGATTG TCAGCATCATCAGAAATCATTTACACTGATATAACTGCCAGTGCCAGGCCCAAAGTGGCTATTTCAGCTAAAGTTCACGAAGCACTGTGTGCCACATTCACTACCTTTGGATTGAAAGCGTGCGTTGAGGTTGCCTCCATGAACGCTGCGTTCATCAGAAACTGTCCTCTTTACAAACTGGTTGGAGAGCATGCAGTCACAGTTGCTGTGAAACCAG CTGCTGAAGCAGCCATTGAAAAAGTGGAGATTGAAATCCAGCTTGGACCCAAGGCAGCATCAAAAATCATCAGAATAATCAGCCTGAAGGATGCTGTGGAAGCTCCAGAGGGAAAGACTGTCCTGCTTAAACTGAGGAAGATTCTGGAAACTGGAGCAGTGAGTAATTTTGGTTTACAAATCAC AAACCGTACCAGTTCTTCCTCCAGCTCAAGTAGCTCTGCCACAGCCAGCGTCAGCAAGagttcctccagctcctccagctcgtcctcctcttcagctgcttctcgtcacaagaaaaacagcaaacatgtgGCCAGTGGCAGCAAGATCAtcaggagaagcagcagcagcagcagtagcagcaggaAGCGCAAGTCGGCCTCAAAGAAGATCAGTTCCAGAGCTTGGAGTGTCAGCAGCTCTATCAGTAGCTCTGTCAGCAGCCGTATCTCCAGCCGCATGTCTAGG GCTGAAATCTACGACTACAAGTTCACCAAACACCACATCCATCAG CACACAATCTCTAGAGGTGTCTCCAAGGCCATGGTGTCCTCCAGTTCCAGAAGCAAGAGTGTGAGCAGCAGCGTCAGTAGCAGCGCCCGCAGCGGCATCCGCGGCAGAGTCAACAGCAGggtcagcagcagtgtgagcagcagcgtgagcagcaggagcagtgCTTCCAGCTTTGAGGCCATTTACAAAAAG AATAGATACCTCGGAGATACTGAGCAGCCTGCCGCTGTGATCATTATCCGTGCAGTGAGGGCTGATGCAAAGATGCAGGGATACCAAATTGCTGCCTATATGGATGCTGCTGCTAACAGGGTTCAAGTCATCATGGCTACTCTTGCCGAAAATGAAAACTGGAAGATGTGCGCTGATGGTATCCTACTGAGCAGACACAAAGCCATG GCCAAGGTTGCCTGGGGAGCAGAATGCCAGGAGTATGCAGCAGTGATAAAGGCCGAGACTGGTCTTCTGGGTGCAAGCCCTGCAGCCCGCCTGAAGCTGAAGTGGCACAAGATTCCTCGCGCTGTTAAGCACTACTCAAAGAT GCTCTCTGCCTATATCCCTGGTGCTGCTTTGATGGCTGGTTTGAGTGAGGGCAGACCATataacagagggagacagatcAAATTGACTGTGGCTGCCACCTCTGAGAGGACCATTAATCTGATCTTGAAAACACCAAGG aTGACTCTTTATAAACTGGCTATGTACCTCCCCATTGCCCTGCCTTTCGGAGCTGAAGCAACTGCCCATGCAAACCTGGAACAGAATATTGCTGAGAGAATTCACAATATGTATGCTGAAGCCAATGCAG CAAAATGCAGCCTGACCAATGACACACTGACTACATTCAACAACAGACGATACAGGAATGAAATGCCCATTTCCTGCTACCAAGTTCTGGCTCAGGATTGCACACCAGAGCTGAAGTTTATGGTTCTGATGAAGAAAGATCAGGCCTCTGAACAGAACCACATCACTGTGAAACTCGCAGACCT TGATGTTGATCTGTACCCCAGTGACAGCGGAGCACTGATGAAGATCAACGGCATGCAAGTTCCAAGCCTTCCATATGAACATCCTACAG GATCAATCCTCATCAGACAGAATGGCGATGGCCTTTCCCTCTATGCTGCCAGCCATGGTCTACATGAGGTGTACTTTGACAAGAACATGTGGAAG GTTCAAGTTGTTGACTGGATGAAGGGTCAGACTTGTGGAATCTGTGGAAAGGCTGATGGTGAAGTAAGACAGGAATTCCGCACTCCCAACGGACGCCTGACCAAGAGTGCACTCAGCTTTGCCCATTCCTGGGTTCTTCCTGCAGAAAGCTGCCGTGACAACAACC AGTGCCGAATGAAGCTGGAGTCAGTGAAGCTTGAGAAGCAGATGATCTTGGATGGACAGGAGTCTAAATGCTATTCTGTTGACCCTGTGCTTCGCTGTCTGCCTGGCTGCCACCCACTGAGGACCACCCCTGTCACTGTTGGCTTCCACTGCCTCCCCATTG AATCCAATGTGAACAGGTCTGAGGGTCTGAGCAGTATCAGGGAGAAGAGTGTGGACCTCAAGGAAACAGTCAACGCACATTTGGCCTGTCGCTGTACAGAACAGTGTGCTTAA